A single genomic interval of Chryseobacterium paludis harbors:
- a CDS encoding helix-turn-helix domain-containing protein, whose product MESSESLQEFYHRTQVRVFPSCLSNTGLGHFNVFSRDNCALVTPYSRRDFYKVSLIIGKGKLHYADKWIRVDKPALLFSNPVIPYSWEADDDNQKGWFCLFTDQFMQNGTRLGNLQDSPLFKIGGTPVFFVNEEQQKKVSDIFDKMMTEIESDYIHKYDMLRNYLHLLIHETMKMNPAENFEHHQNASQRVASLFMELLERQFPIDSPESYLKLKSPNDYAESLSVHVNSLNRSVKEMTGKTTTQQITARIIQEANALLKHTDWNISEIAYGLGFEEPAYFTNYFKKQTGSTPNALRTDLV is encoded by the coding sequence ATGGAATCATCAGAATCATTACAAGAATTTTACCATCGTACGCAGGTAAGAGTTTTCCCTTCCTGTCTTTCGAATACGGGTTTAGGACATTTTAATGTTTTCTCCCGCGATAACTGTGCATTGGTTACCCCATACAGCAGAAGAGATTTTTATAAAGTTTCGCTGATTATTGGAAAGGGTAAACTTCATTATGCAGATAAGTGGATCCGTGTAGATAAACCAGCATTGCTGTTTTCTAACCCTGTTATTCCATATTCATGGGAAGCGGATGACGATAATCAGAAAGGATGGTTCTGTCTGTTCACAGATCAGTTCATGCAAAATGGAACCCGTTTGGGAAATCTTCAGGACTCACCGCTTTTCAAAATAGGAGGAACACCGGTTTTCTTTGTTAATGAAGAGCAGCAAAAAAAAGTTTCTGATATATTTGATAAAATGATGACTGAAATTGAGTCCGATTATATCCATAAATATGATATGCTCCGTAATTACCTTCATCTTTTAATTCATGAAACCATGAAGATGAATCCTGCTGAGAATTTTGAGCACCATCAGAATGCTTCACAAAGAGTAGCCTCGTTGTTCATGGAATTGTTGGAGCGGCAGTTTCCTATCGACAGCCCTGAATCCTATTTAAAACTGAAATCACCGAATGATTACGCCGAAAGCCTTTCAGTTCATGTAAATTCTCTAAACCGTTCTGTGAAAGAGATGACCGGAAAGACGACAACCCAGCAGATCACAGCAAGAATTATTCAGGAAGCCAATGCTCTTTTAAAACATACAGATTGGAATATTTCTGAAATTGCTTATGGACTTGGCTTTGAAGAACCTGCTTATTTTACCAATTATTTTAAAAAACAAACCGGAAGTACACCCAATGCCTTAAGAACTGACCTTGTTTGA